A single genomic interval of Salvelinus namaycush isolate Seneca chromosome 41, SaNama_1.0, whole genome shotgun sequence harbors:
- the LOC120034383 gene encoding cytoglobin-1-like — protein MERQQGEVKADRLERLDPLCDSEREMIKDTWAKVYQNCDDVGVAILIRLFVNFPSSKQYFSQFQQVEDPEELERSAQLRKHSRRVMNAINTLVENLHDGDKMVSVLKLLGKAHALRHKVEPVYFKILCGVILEVLVEDFPDYITPEVAGAWTKLLDAVYWHVKGVYEEVGWASSSVV, from the exons ATGGAGAGGCAGCAGGGAGAGGTAAAGGCAGATCGCCTGGAGCGCCTAGACCCACTCtgtgactcagagagagagatgatcaaGGACACCTGGGCCAAAGTCTACCAGAACTGTGATGATGTCGGGGTGGCCATTCTCATCAG GCTCTTTGTGAACTTCCCCTCCTCCAAGCAGTACTTTAGCCAGTTCCAACAAGTGGAGGACCCTGAGGAGCTGGAGAGGAGTGCCCAGCTCAGGAAGCACTCACGCAGGGTGATGAACGCCATCAACACCCTGGTGGAGAACCTCCATGACGGGGACAAGATGGTGTCTGTTCTGAAGCTGCTGGGCAAGGCCCATGCACTCAGACACAAGGTGGAGCCTGTCTACTTCAAG atccTGTGTGGGGTGATTCTGGAGGTGCTGGTTGAAGACTTTCCTGATTACATCACTCCAGAGGTGGCAGGGGCATGGACCAAACTGCTGGATGCCGTCTACTGGCACGTGAAAGGTGTGTATGAGGAGGTGGGCTGGGCCTCCAGCTCTGTTGTGTGa
- the LOC120034382 gene encoding phosphoribosyl pyrophosphate synthase-associated protein 1, translated as MNVAKSGYRVFSANSTAACTELAKKITERLGVELGKSVVYQESNRETRVDVKESVRGQTIFIIQTIPRDVNTAIMELLVMAYALKTSCAKNIIGVIPYFPYSKQCKMRKRGSIVCKLLASMLAKAGLTHIITMDLHQKEIQGFFSFPVDNLRASPFLLQYIQEEVPDYRNAIIVAKSPSAAKRAQSYAERLRLGLAVMHGEAQCSESDMADGRHSPPCVRNTSGHPGLELPLMMAKEKPPITVVGDVGGRIAIIVDDIIDDVEDFVAAAEILKERGAYKIYIMATHGLLSADAPRLIEESAIDEVVVTNTVPHEVQKLQCPKIKTVDVSMILAEAIRRIHNGESMAYLFRNITVDD; from the exons ATGAATGTCGCAAAAAGTGGTTATCGGGTATTCTCTGCCAATTCTACTGCAGCATGTACAGAACTAGCCAAGAAGATAACTGA ACGACTAGGAGTTGAATTGGGCAAGTCGGTGGTCTATCAAGAGTCCAATAGAG AGACCAGAGTAGACGTGAAGGAATCTGTTCGCGGCCAAACTATCTTCATCATCCAGACCATACCCAG AGATGTCAACACGGCCATCATGGAGCTGCTGGTCATGGCCTACGCCCTTAAGACCTCCTGTGCAAAGAACATAATTGGGGTCATTCCCTATTTCCCCTACAGCAAGCAGTGCAAGATGAGAAAAAGGGGTTCCATAGTGTGCAAGCTGCTGGCTTCCATGCTAGCCAAAGCAG gTTTAACTCACATCATCACCATGGACTTACATCAGAAGGAGATCCAGGGCTTCTTCAGTTTTCCAGTGGACAACCTGCGTGCCTCCCCCTTTCTGCTTCAGTACATCCAGGAGGAG GTCCCAGATTACAGAAACGCCATTATTGTTGCAAAGTCACCGTCTGCTGCTAAGAG AGCTCAGTCCTATGCAGAGCGACTGCGTTTGGGCCTGGCAGTGATGCATGGCGAGGCTCAGTGTTCAGAGTCTGACATGGCGGACGGACGACACTCTCCCCCCTGTGTCCGTAACACCTCAGGACACCCTGGGCTGGAGCTGCCTT TAATGATGGCCAAGGAGAAGCCCCCGATCACTGTTGTAGGAGATGTGGGAGGAAGAATCGCCATCATTGTT GATGACATCATAGACGACGTGGAGGACTTTGTGGCGGCAGCTGAGAttctgaaggagagaggagctTATAAGATCTACATCATGGCTACACATGGGCTGCTGTCTGCCGATGCCCCCCGTCTTATTGAGGAGTCCGCCATCGACGAA GTGGTGGTGACTAACACCGTCCCTCACGAGGTACAGAAGCTCCAGTGTCCCAAGATCAAGACAGTGGACGTCAGTATGATCCTGGCCGAGGCCATCCGCCGCATCCACAACGGGGAGTCCATGGCCTACCTGTTCCGCAACATCACGGTGGACGACTAG